One part of the Streptomyces sp. NBC_00286 genome encodes these proteins:
- a CDS encoding nuclear transport factor 2 family protein, translating to MALRAYMASMDSRHPERTLDLLEPDFRFLIALPGKEVTGKSREDFAAYIAGRNPMDRAHEILRYSRDGDVETVYGVVTEGGRYTGSFLSAAVVSPGGLLARYQSFFTTTFELVDWAPDDRSRA from the coding sequence ATGGCGTTGCGTGCGTACATGGCCAGCATGGACAGCCGGCATCCGGAGCGGACGCTGGACCTGCTCGAACCCGACTTCCGCTTCCTCATCGCCCTGCCGGGCAAGGAGGTCACCGGCAAGTCCAGGGAGGACTTCGCCGCGTACATCGCGGGCCGTAATCCCATGGACCGTGCGCACGAGATCCTGCGCTACAGCCGGGACGGCGACGTCGAAACCGTCTACGGAGTGGTGACGGAGGGCGGGCGGTACACCGGCTCCTTCCTCTCCGCCGCGGTCGTGTCGCCCGGCGGACTTCTGGCGCGCTACCAGTCCTTCTTCACCACTACCTTCGAACTGGTCGACTGGGCACCGGACGACAGGAGCCGGGCATGA
- a CDS encoding TetR/AcrR family transcriptional regulator produces MATRIVEPEAGPRSKRAAILAAAVDCFGETGFEATKWSTVAERVGIGQTALYHYFESKTHCLLTIMRLELQRSHDKFTEATAEAADPVEALRAAVRAAYDVSDQEVLQMRILQNHMDLLSGPRKSKREEAERVAARQLVQLVERDWTNLLVRGMSQGAFPLRDAQLLGASVLGLIVSVWRWYRPSGPTPLSEVSELIEGACVRMVAT; encoded by the coding sequence ATGGCGACAAGGATCGTTGAACCGGAAGCGGGACCGAGGTCCAAGCGTGCCGCCATCCTGGCGGCCGCCGTCGACTGCTTCGGTGAGACAGGCTTCGAGGCCACCAAGTGGTCCACCGTGGCGGAGCGGGTCGGCATCGGACAGACCGCGCTGTACCACTACTTCGAGTCGAAGACCCATTGCCTGCTCACCATCATGCGGCTGGAACTGCAGCGTTCCCACGACAAGTTCACGGAGGCGACCGCGGAGGCCGCGGATCCGGTCGAGGCGCTCCGGGCGGCCGTACGGGCGGCGTACGACGTCTCCGACCAGGAGGTCCTGCAGATGCGTATCCTGCAGAACCACATGGACCTGCTCTCCGGCCCGCGCAAGTCCAAGCGGGAGGAGGCCGAGCGCGTCGCGGCCCGCCAGCTGGTCCAGCTCGTCGAGCGGGACTGGACGAACCTGCTGGTGCGTGGCATGTCCCAGGGCGCGTTCCCGCTGCGGGACGCGCAGTTGCTGGGCGCGAGCGTGCTCGGCCTGATCGTCAGCGTCTGGCGGTGGTACCGGCCGTCGGGACCCACGCCGCTGTCCGAGGTCAGCGAACTGATCGAGGGTGCCTGCGTGCGGATGGTCGCCACATGA
- a CDS encoding acetyl-CoA C-acetyltransferase codes for MSEAFIVGAVRTPVGRRKGTLSGVHPADLGAHVLRALLERTGADPGAVDDVYFGCVSQLGAQTGNIARTAWLSAGLPQHVPGTTIDRQCGSSQQAVHFAAQAVGSGAADLVVAGGVEVMSLVPIASPMFVGEQAGMGSPFAGDGWRERFGDQEVSQFRGAELIAEKWGVSRTDMERFALTSHQRALAAQADGAFAEEITPTFGLTADEGPRADTTLEKMAGLKTLTEDGRLTAAVSSQISDGAAALLIASEDAVRRHSLTPLARVHTMAVVGSDPIHMLTGPIPATGKVLDRAGLSIDEIDLVEINEAFASVVLAWQQEIGAAPERVNAFGGAIALGHPLGATGARLMTTLVHQLRRTGGRYGLQTMCEGGGMANATVLERL; via the coding sequence GTGTCGGAAGCATTCATCGTCGGAGCCGTCCGCACCCCTGTCGGCCGCCGCAAGGGCACGCTCAGCGGCGTGCACCCCGCCGACCTCGGCGCCCATGTGCTGCGCGCCCTGCTGGAGCGCACCGGGGCCGACCCGGGCGCCGTCGACGACGTGTACTTCGGGTGCGTCAGCCAGCTCGGCGCACAGACCGGGAACATCGCCCGCACGGCCTGGCTGTCGGCGGGGCTGCCGCAGCACGTCCCCGGCACCACCATCGACCGCCAGTGCGGTTCCTCCCAGCAGGCCGTGCACTTCGCCGCCCAGGCGGTCGGCTCCGGCGCCGCCGACCTGGTGGTCGCCGGCGGTGTGGAGGTGATGAGCCTGGTGCCCATCGCCAGCCCGATGTTCGTCGGCGAGCAGGCCGGCATGGGCAGCCCGTTCGCGGGGGACGGCTGGCGCGAGCGCTTCGGTGACCAGGAGGTCTCGCAGTTCCGCGGGGCCGAGCTGATCGCCGAGAAGTGGGGCGTCTCCCGTACGGACATGGAGCGGTTCGCGCTCACCAGCCACCAGCGGGCCCTCGCCGCACAGGCCGACGGAGCGTTCGCCGAGGAGATCACGCCGACGTTCGGACTCACCGCCGACGAGGGCCCGCGCGCCGACACCACCCTCGAGAAGATGGCCGGCCTGAAGACCCTCACCGAGGACGGCCGGCTCACCGCCGCCGTCTCCAGCCAGATCTCCGACGGCGCCGCCGCCCTGCTGATTGCCTCCGAGGATGCGGTGCGCCGCCACTCTCTGACGCCGCTCGCGCGCGTGCACACCATGGCGGTGGTCGGCTCCGACCCGATCCACATGCTGACCGGTCCCATCCCGGCCACCGGGAAGGTCCTGGACAGGGCCGGGCTGTCGATCGACGAGATCGACCTGGTCGAGATCAACGAGGCCTTCGCCTCCGTCGTCCTCGCCTGGCAGCAGGAGATCGGCGCCGCCCCGGAGCGGGTCAACGCCTTCGGCGGCGCGATCGCGCTGGGACACCCGCTCGGCGCCACCGGCGCCCGGCTCATGACCACGCTCGTCCACCAACTGCGCAGGACGGGCGGACGCTACGGTCTGCAGACGATGTGCGAGGGCGGCGGCATGGCCAACGCGACCGTGCTCGAGCGTCTTTGA
- a CDS encoding enoyl-CoA hydratase/isomerase family protein: MTAGAMSVGIEIDDDGLARVTLRRGEAGNAIDLDMARGLLDTARICAREAVRAVLLTGEGESFCVGGDLREFSRLSGEALEKHLTAVTDALHDALRTFAAGDAPVVAAVQGAVAGAGIGLAAAADVTLAADNASFTAAYTGIGYSPDAGVSWFLPRLVGHKRALDLLLTNRRIPAAEAADIGLVSRVVAHDRLAAEAERTAEALRGGPTAAFGATRRLVAAGLTADLGPHLDREARALAAAAASDAGREGVAAFLGKRAPDFTRVPPSS, from the coding sequence ATGACGGCCGGAGCGATGAGTGTCGGCATCGAGATCGACGACGACGGCCTTGCCCGCGTCACCCTGCGCCGGGGCGAGGCGGGCAACGCCATCGACCTGGACATGGCGCGCGGACTGCTGGACACGGCGCGGATCTGCGCGCGTGAAGCCGTACGGGCCGTGCTGCTGACCGGCGAGGGGGAGTCCTTCTGCGTCGGCGGTGACCTCAGGGAGTTCTCGCGCCTGTCCGGCGAGGCGCTGGAGAAGCACCTCACCGCGGTGACCGACGCGCTGCACGACGCCCTGCGTACGTTCGCCGCGGGCGACGCGCCCGTGGTGGCCGCCGTGCAGGGAGCCGTCGCGGGCGCGGGCATCGGTCTGGCCGCGGCCGCCGATGTCACCCTCGCCGCCGACAACGCCTCGTTCACCGCCGCGTACACCGGTATCGGTTACTCACCGGACGCCGGAGTCAGCTGGTTCCTGCCCCGCCTGGTCGGCCACAAGCGAGCCCTGGACCTGCTGCTGACGAACCGTCGGATACCGGCGGCGGAAGCCGCGGACATCGGACTGGTGAGCCGCGTCGTCGCCCACGACCGACTGGCCGCCGAGGCCGAGCGCACGGCAGAGGCCCTGCGCGGTGGACCCACCGCCGCCTTCGGGGCCACCCGTCGCCTCGTCGCCGCCGGGCTGACCGCGGACCTCGGTCCCCACCTGGACCGCGAGGCCCGCGCGCTCGCCGCCGCGGCCGCCTCCGACGCGGGCCGTGAGGGCGTGGCCGCCTTCCTGGGCAAGCGGGCGCCCGACTTCACGCGCGTCCCGCCCAGCAGCTGA
- a CDS encoding SDR family NAD(P)-dependent oxidoreductase — translation MSAPQSTAELFSLQGRTALVTGASAGLGARFAAVLAQAGATVFAAARRIDRLKELADSDARIHPVACDVSLAADRTRLAETALAATGRLDILVNNAATSGETRAEDESPDAFADVLGVNLTAPYHLARLTAEAPGDTGGRSIINVSSILGLVTAAPLGGASYSASKAGLIGLTRELAGQWGRSGIRVNALAPGWFRTEMTADLFGDERSSRWVERNTLLGRGGDGHELDGALLFLASDASSYCTGQVLTVDGGWTAR, via the coding sequence GTGAGCGCGCCGCAGTCGACCGCCGAGCTGTTCTCGCTCCAGGGCCGGACAGCCCTCGTCACCGGCGCCTCCGCCGGGCTCGGCGCACGCTTCGCCGCCGTTCTCGCGCAGGCCGGCGCCACCGTGTTCGCCGCGGCCCGCCGCATCGACCGGCTGAAGGAACTCGCCGACTCCGACGCGCGTATCCACCCCGTCGCCTGCGACGTCTCGCTCGCCGCCGACCGTACGCGGCTGGCCGAGACCGCGCTGGCCGCCACCGGCCGTCTCGACATCCTGGTCAACAACGCGGCCACCTCCGGCGAGACCCGCGCCGAGGACGAATCGCCGGATGCCTTCGCCGACGTCCTCGGCGTCAACCTCACCGCGCCCTACCACCTGGCCCGCCTCACCGCCGAGGCACCCGGTGACACGGGCGGCAGGAGCATCATCAACGTCTCCTCCATCCTCGGTCTGGTGACCGCCGCCCCCCTCGGCGGCGCGAGTTACTCGGCGTCCAAGGCCGGACTGATCGGCCTGACCCGGGAGTTGGCCGGACAGTGGGGTCGCAGCGGCATACGTGTCAACGCGCTCGCCCCGGGCTGGTTCCGCACCGAGATGACCGCCGACCTCTTCGGCGACGAGCGCTCCAGCCGCTGGGTCGAGCGCAACACCCTGCTGGGGCGCGGCGGCGACGGCCACGAACTCGACGGTGCGCTGCTGTTCCTCGCCTCGGACGCCTCCTCGTACTGCACCGGACAGGTGCTGACCGTCGACGGCGGATGGACGGCGCGATGA
- a CDS encoding SDR family oxidoreductase, with the protein MSANTLDGKVAVITGGSRGIGLGIATAYRAAGAHVVIAARKAAGLAEAREELLRVKGDGDVHTVVANAGEPEQAEACVDETMSRFGRVDVLVNNAATNPYHGDLLDLDLPRAEKTVRVNQYGMIAWTRCAWRSWMAEHGGAVVNIASVGGLIVDPHIGYYNATKAAMLHMTRQLAYELGPRARVNAIAPGLIKTELARAVWEVREPILTAKLPLRRLGTVEDVANAALFLACDASSWMTGQTLVLDGGATALPIGVDE; encoded by the coding sequence GTGAGTGCCAACACCCTCGACGGCAAGGTCGCCGTCATCACCGGTGGATCCCGCGGCATCGGCCTCGGCATCGCGACCGCCTACCGGGCGGCCGGCGCGCATGTGGTGATCGCGGCCCGCAAGGCGGCCGGACTCGCCGAGGCACGCGAGGAGTTGCTCCGCGTCAAGGGCGACGGCGACGTGCACACGGTGGTGGCCAACGCCGGCGAACCCGAGCAGGCGGAAGCCTGCGTCGACGAGACCATGTCCCGCTTCGGCCGGGTCGACGTCCTCGTCAACAACGCGGCGACCAACCCGTACCACGGCGACCTGCTCGACCTGGACCTGCCGCGCGCGGAGAAGACCGTACGCGTCAACCAGTACGGCATGATCGCCTGGACCCGTTGCGCGTGGCGGTCCTGGATGGCCGAGCACGGGGGAGCGGTGGTCAACATCGCCTCCGTGGGCGGGCTGATCGTCGACCCGCACATCGGCTACTACAACGCCACCAAGGCCGCCATGCTGCACATGACCCGGCAGCTCGCCTACGAACTCGGGCCGCGAGCGCGGGTCAACGCCATCGCTCCCGGTCTGATCAAGACCGAGCTGGCAAGGGCGGTGTGGGAGGTGCGCGAGCCGATCCTCACCGCCAAGCTGCCGCTGCGGCGCCTCGGCACGGTGGAGGACGTGGCGAACGCGGCGCTGTTCCTGGCCTGTGACGCCTCCTCCTGGATGACCGGCCAGACGCTGGTGCTCGACGGCGGAGCGACCGCCCTGCCGATCGGAGTGGACGAGTGA
- a CDS encoding acyl-CoA dehydrogenase family protein, which translates to MDFGFSPRASELQDRMRSFMEQHVFPAEAVYDRQLAEGDDPHALPPVMTELKEKARAEGLWNLFMAHGDWGAGLTNLEYAPLAELAGRSIIGPEVFNCSAPDTGNMELLALFGTPEQQERWLRPLLDAEIRSCFAMTEPEVASSDARNIRTRITRDGDSYVVNGRKWYTSGILDPDCKLIILMGKTDPDAPTYRQQSMLLIPRDTPGVTVLRDLPMFGYTDRLGHGDVLFEDVRVPVENILRGEGEGFALAQGRLGPGRMHYAMRAVGFAERALQLMCERVTERTAFGGPLADQGVVREWIARSRIEIEQLRLLVLKSAWLMDTVGNAAARMEVAAIKVAALEVAHKVVDRAVQAHGAAGVSDDTVLARLYAITRALRIADGPDEVHLRTVARQELAKYRKTGPKSEHRTTDTKAGAA; encoded by the coding sequence GTGGATTTCGGATTCTCGCCACGGGCGAGTGAACTCCAGGACCGTATGCGGTCGTTCATGGAGCAGCATGTCTTCCCCGCGGAAGCGGTCTACGACCGGCAGCTCGCCGAAGGGGACGACCCGCACGCGCTGCCGCCCGTGATGACCGAGCTGAAGGAGAAGGCGCGCGCCGAGGGTCTGTGGAACCTCTTCATGGCGCACGGCGACTGGGGCGCGGGGCTCACCAACCTCGAATACGCGCCGCTCGCCGAGCTGGCGGGCCGCTCAATCATCGGCCCCGAGGTGTTCAACTGCTCGGCGCCCGACACCGGCAACATGGAACTGCTCGCGCTGTTCGGCACGCCCGAGCAGCAGGAACGCTGGCTGCGGCCCCTGCTGGACGCGGAGATCCGCTCCTGCTTCGCCATGACCGAGCCGGAGGTCGCCAGTTCCGACGCCCGCAACATCCGGACCCGTATCACCCGCGACGGCGACAGCTACGTCGTCAACGGCCGCAAGTGGTACACCTCCGGGATCCTCGACCCCGACTGCAAGCTGATCATCCTGATGGGCAAGACCGACCCGGACGCGCCCACCTACCGGCAGCAGAGCATGCTGCTCATCCCCCGGGACACCCCGGGCGTCACGGTCCTGCGCGACCTGCCGATGTTCGGCTACACCGACCGGCTCGGACACGGTGACGTGCTCTTCGAGGACGTCCGCGTGCCGGTGGAGAACATCCTCAGGGGCGAGGGGGAGGGCTTCGCGCTCGCCCAGGGACGGCTCGGTCCGGGGCGGATGCACTACGCGATGCGCGCCGTGGGCTTCGCCGAGCGCGCCCTGCAGCTGATGTGCGAGCGCGTCACCGAACGCACCGCCTTCGGCGGGCCGCTCGCCGATCAGGGCGTGGTGCGCGAGTGGATCGCCCGCAGCCGCATCGAGATCGAGCAACTGCGCCTCCTCGTCCTCAAGTCCGCCTGGCTGATGGACACGGTCGGAAACGCCGCCGCACGCATGGAGGTCGCCGCGATCAAGGTCGCGGCGCTGGAGGTCGCCCACAAGGTGGTCGACCGCGCGGTGCAGGCGCACGGCGCGGCGGGGGTCAGCGACGACACCGTACTGGCGCGGCTGTACGCGATCACGCGTGCGCTGCGCATCGCCGACGGCCCCGACGAGGTGCATCTGCGGACGGTGGCCCGCCAGGAACTCGCCAAGTACCGCAAGACCGGCCCGAAGAGCGAGCACCGGACGACCGACACGAAGGCAGGAGCAGCGTGA
- a CDS encoding phosphotransferase family protein, with product MSTATQVPELSVRVRDRLARRHPGAPIGELTVLPGGHSGLTYSVTAGDHRYVVKAVPPGQRPVGRNDVLRQARVLGALSGSVEQVPVPGVVAVDENQPAWFAMDFAVGEAVEPVLDEPEVPAATARARMLEIASVLRRLHATDTRTPGLDAPEPLDAAGELERWSRTLHAVPPELRPGGEELLARLAVDVPGGMPPVLLHGDFRLGNVLCDGERVVAVVDWEIWSVGDPRIDLGWFLLFADHRNFPQLGHAVPGLPSEAELLDAYLDGRPALPAMDWFRALGRMKMAAIMGHNLRRHREGKHLDPDQERLPPTIAAMIRTARDILG from the coding sequence ATGAGCACGGCCACCCAGGTGCCGGAGCTGTCCGTCCGCGTCCGCGACCGGCTCGCCCGCCGCCACCCGGGCGCCCCGATCGGCGAGTTGACGGTGCTGCCGGGCGGCCACTCGGGGCTCACGTACTCCGTCACGGCCGGGGATCACAGGTACGTCGTCAAGGCGGTGCCTCCCGGGCAGCGGCCCGTCGGACGCAACGACGTGCTGCGCCAGGCGCGCGTGCTGGGCGCGCTGTCCGGGTCCGTGGAGCAGGTGCCGGTGCCGGGGGTCGTGGCCGTCGACGAGAACCAGCCGGCATGGTTCGCCATGGACTTCGCGGTCGGCGAGGCCGTCGAGCCCGTACTCGACGAGCCCGAGGTGCCCGCCGCCACGGCCCGCGCCCGCATGCTGGAGATCGCCTCCGTCCTGCGGCGGCTGCACGCCACCGACACCCGTACGCCCGGGCTCGACGCGCCTGAACCGCTCGACGCGGCCGGTGAGTTGGAGCGATGGAGCCGTACCCTGCACGCCGTACCACCGGAACTCCGCCCCGGCGGCGAGGAGTTGCTGGCTCGCCTGGCCGTCGACGTGCCCGGCGGCATGCCACCGGTTCTGCTGCACGGGGACTTCCGGCTCGGCAACGTGCTGTGTGACGGCGAGCGCGTGGTGGCCGTCGTCGACTGGGAGATCTGGAGCGTTGGCGACCCGCGCATCGACCTCGGCTGGTTCCTGCTCTTCGCCGACCACCGCAACTTCCCCCAGCTGGGGCACGCTGTGCCCGGTCTGCCCAGCGAGGCCGAACTGCTGGACGCCTACCTCGACGGTAGGCCCGCGCTGCCCGCGATGGACTGGTTCCGGGCGCTCGGCCGCATGAAGATGGCCGCGATCATGGGCCACAACCTGCGCCGGCACCGCGAGGGCAAGCACCTCGACCCGGACCAGGAGCGACTGCCGCCGACCATCGCCGCGATGATCCGCACGGCACGCGACATCCTCGGCTGA
- a CDS encoding acyl-CoA dehydrogenase family protein, giving the protein MSDIPEAGAVPEPEEFRTQARQWLATVARPRAADEEWGSGSDSVAVFENWTEEQEREHTARIQGWERTRYDHGWGALNWQEAYGGRGLPAYYEQLYRTEEAAFDVPHRTEVFPVTQQLVAPAIGIWGTEEQKERWLRPMLRTDELACQLFSETEAGSDLAAVRTRAVRDGDNWVLTGHKVWTSGARVATWGVAVCRTDPDVRKHAGITVFLVRMDAPGVTVRPIQQMTGGTSFNEVYLDGVVVPDTDRLGPVGEGWRVTLSVLAAERLDSGNLGLDNADRALELAGNLTRPLTGSEQQRAADLHIRTLVQRLMGLRVTAALVAGREPGAEASVGKLYATETMRRTSDLVSELLGPGLVADTGEWGTYAWTEHLLGAPGYSIAGGTDEIQHNILAERVLGLPREPVR; this is encoded by the coding sequence ATGAGCGATATCCCGGAAGCCGGCGCTGTCCCGGAGCCCGAGGAGTTCCGCACCCAGGCCCGGCAGTGGCTCGCCACGGTCGCCCGGCCCCGCGCCGCCGACGAGGAATGGGGCAGCGGCTCCGACTCCGTCGCCGTGTTCGAGAACTGGACCGAGGAGCAGGAGCGCGAGCACACCGCCCGCATCCAGGGGTGGGAACGCACCCGCTACGACCACGGGTGGGGCGCGCTCAACTGGCAGGAGGCGTACGGGGGTCGGGGCCTGCCCGCGTACTACGAGCAGCTCTACCGCACCGAAGAGGCGGCCTTCGACGTGCCGCACCGCACCGAGGTCTTCCCGGTGACGCAGCAGCTCGTCGCCCCCGCGATCGGCATCTGGGGCACCGAGGAGCAGAAGGAGCGCTGGCTTCGGCCCATGCTGCGCACCGACGAACTGGCCTGCCAGCTGTTCTCGGAGACCGAGGCAGGATCCGACCTCGCGGCGGTGCGGACCAGGGCCGTGCGCGACGGCGACAACTGGGTGCTGACCGGGCACAAGGTGTGGACCTCCGGGGCCCGCGTCGCGACCTGGGGCGTCGCGGTGTGCCGCACCGATCCGGACGTACGCAAGCACGCCGGCATCACCGTCTTCCTGGTGCGTATGGACGCGCCGGGCGTGACCGTACGGCCCATCCAGCAGATGACCGGCGGCACCAGCTTCAACGAGGTCTACCTCGACGGTGTGGTGGTGCCCGACACCGACCGGCTCGGGCCGGTCGGCGAGGGCTGGCGGGTCACGCTCAGTGTGCTGGCCGCCGAGCGGCTCGACTCCGGCAACCTCGGCCTTGACAACGCCGACCGGGCGCTGGAACTGGCCGGGAACCTGACCCGTCCGCTCACCGGCAGCGAACAGCAGAGGGCCGCCGACCTCCACATCCGCACCCTCGTCCAGCGGCTCATGGGACTGCGGGTGACCGCCGCCCTCGTGGCCGGACGCGAGCCCGGCGCGGAAGCCTCGGTCGGCAAGCTCTACGCCACCGAGACCATGCGGCGCACCAGCGATCTGGTCTCCGAGCTGCTGGGGCCCGGCCTCGTCGCGGACACGGGGGAGTGGGGCACCTACGCCTGGACGGAGCACCTGCTCGGCGCCCCCGGCTACAGCATCGCGGGCGGCACCGACGAGATCCAGCACAACATCCTCGCCGAACGCGTGCTTGGCCTGCCCAGGGAACCGGTCCGATGA
- a CDS encoding thiolase family protein: protein MSTDVLVCGAGRTPFGRSEASGRQLAVGAVNAALADAGIEWSRVRAAFGGSDSAGLADTLVAQLGLTGVPFINVKNGCATGGSALISAVNAIRSGMADVVLAVGFDKHPRGAFDPRPEDWGLGAEYGSDGLMVTTQFFGMKIQRYMYDHGITPRTLALVAEKAYRNGGLTPEAWRRKPVSAEEVLESGMVSDPLTRYMFCSPGAGAAALVLCSPEAARSLDTLAGPPVALRSAAVRTRRFGSFEVFSPWIPGGQLTSVSRDASAAAFEEAGIGPGDVDVCQLQDTESGAEVMHMAECGFCEDGEQERLIASGVTEIGGTLPVNTDGGCIANGEPIGASGLRQVYEIVQQLRGRAGERQVPGEPRVGFTHVYGAPGVSACTVLSR, encoded by the coding sequence ATGAGTACCGACGTACTGGTCTGCGGCGCCGGGCGCACCCCGTTCGGCCGGTCGGAGGCGAGCGGCCGGCAACTGGCCGTCGGTGCGGTGAACGCCGCGCTGGCGGACGCCGGGATCGAGTGGTCGCGGGTGCGGGCCGCGTTCGGCGGCAGTGACAGCGCAGGCCTCGCCGACACGCTGGTGGCCCAACTCGGCCTGACCGGGGTGCCGTTCATCAACGTCAAGAACGGCTGCGCCACCGGCGGCAGCGCGCTGATCTCCGCCGTGAACGCGATCCGCTCCGGCATGGCGGACGTCGTCCTCGCCGTCGGCTTCGACAAACACCCACGCGGAGCCTTCGACCCGCGGCCCGAGGACTGGGGGCTGGGAGCGGAGTACGGCAGCGACGGGCTGATGGTGACGACCCAGTTCTTCGGCATGAAGATCCAGCGCTATATGTACGACCACGGAATCACCCCGCGCACCCTGGCCCTGGTCGCCGAGAAGGCGTACCGCAACGGCGGTCTGACCCCTGAGGCATGGCGGCGCAAGCCGGTGTCGGCCGAGGAGGTCCTCGAATCCGGCATGGTCAGCGATCCGCTGACCCGCTACATGTTCTGCTCACCAGGGGCCGGCGCGGCCGCGCTGGTGCTCTGCTCGCCCGAAGCCGCGCGCAGCCTGGACACCCTGGCCGGCCCGCCGGTCGCCTTGCGCTCGGCGGCCGTACGCACCCGGCGTTTCGGCTCGTTCGAAGTCTTCAGCCCCTGGATCCCCGGTGGTCAGCTGACCAGCGTCAGCCGTGATGCCTCGGCCGCCGCCTTCGAGGAAGCCGGGATCGGCCCCGGCGACGTCGATGTCTGCCAGCTGCAGGACACCGAGAGCGGCGCCGAGGTCATGCACATGGCCGAGTGCGGGTTCTGCGAGGACGGCGAGCAGGAGCGGCTGATCGCCTCCGGTGTCACCGAGATCGGCGGAACGCTGCCGGTCAACACCGACGGCGGCTGCATCGCCAACGGCGAACCCATCGGCGCCTCGGGGCTGCGCCAGGTCTACGAGATCGTCCAGCAGCTGCGCGGTCGGGCCGGTGAACGCCAGGTCCCGGGCGAGCCCAGGGTCGGCTTCACCCATGTGTACGGCGCCCCCGGCGTGAGCGCCTGCACGGTGCTGTCCCGCTGA
- a CDS encoding Zn-ribbon domain-containing OB-fold protein, with protein MATDPRSPTVAVGLQGSCCSGCAVTAYPAEDACPRCGGPAEPAVLQGTGRLWTWTVQRYAPKSPPYQAPPGGFVPFALGYVELVEGVRVAAVLEVDDLDDVRIGMPLAVTAGHGVPRARPTTPGEEGS; from the coding sequence ATGGCCACGGATCCGCGGAGTCCGACCGTCGCCGTCGGGCTCCAGGGCTCATGCTGCTCCGGCTGCGCGGTGACGGCCTACCCCGCGGAGGACGCGTGCCCGCGCTGCGGGGGACCGGCCGAGCCGGCGGTCCTCCAGGGCACGGGCAGGCTGTGGACCTGGACGGTGCAGCGGTACGCCCCCAAGTCGCCGCCCTACCAGGCCCCGCCCGGCGGATTCGTGCCGTTCGCGCTCGGTTACGTCGAGCTGGTGGAAGGCGTGCGGGTGGCCGCCGTACTCGAGGTCGACGACCTCGACGACGTCCGCATCGGCATGCCCCTCGCCGTGACCGCGGGCCACGGCGTCCCGCGGGCCAGGCCCACGACCCCCGGCGAGGAGGGCTCATGA
- a CDS encoding enoyl-CoA hydratase/isomerase family protein, with amino-acid sequence MAVEDEIQFERDGHVARVWLNRPWKKNCVTVPILDRLDEIITEVDEDPELRVLVVRGRGGTFCSGFDLDSLKAEYVGKSNAIDVAVKSAKVCDRLYSMKTPSVAVLEGHVTAGGFEIMISCDFAISADDAKIGDFHIRRALFGGAGPIYRVPRMIGIRKTKELMLTGKLLSGIEAVEFGLINKSAPADKLDETVDDFIGDLVDKSPFMMWLTKMTIDRSLDADTQSLMVMEHLAVGVALNSEDANEGVSAFLEKREPKWTGR; translated from the coding sequence ATGGCAGTGGAAGACGAGATCCAGTTCGAGCGTGACGGCCACGTGGCCCGTGTGTGGCTCAACCGCCCGTGGAAGAAGAACTGCGTCACGGTGCCGATCCTGGACCGGCTCGACGAGATCATCACCGAGGTCGACGAGGACCCCGAGCTGCGAGTCCTGGTGGTCCGCGGTCGCGGCGGCACCTTCTGCTCGGGCTTCGACCTCGACAGCTTGAAGGCGGAGTACGTCGGCAAGTCGAACGCGATCGATGTCGCCGTGAAGTCCGCGAAGGTGTGCGACCGCCTCTACTCGATGAAGACCCCCTCGGTCGCGGTCCTGGAGGGCCACGTCACCGCCGGCGGCTTCGAGATCATGATCTCCTGCGACTTCGCCATCTCCGCGGACGACGCCAAGATCGGCGACTTCCACATCCGCCGCGCGCTGTTCGGCGGGGCCGGCCCGATCTACCGGGTGCCGCGCATGATCGGCATCCGCAAGACCAAGGAGCTGATGCTCACCGGCAAGCTCCTCTCCGGCATCGAGGCCGTCGAGTTCGGACTGATCAACAAATCCGCCCCGGCCGACAAGTTGGACGAGACGGTCGACGACTTCATCGGGGACCTCGTCGACAAGAGCCCCTTCATGATGTGGCTGACGAAGATGACGATCGACCGCAGCCTGGACGCCGACACCCAGTCGCTGATGGTGATGGAGCACCTCGCCGTGGGCGTGGCCCTCAACTCCGAGGACGCGAACGAAGGTGTGTCGGCGTTCCTGGAGAAGCGTGAACCCAAGTGGACGGGGCGCTGA